The Acanthochromis polyacanthus isolate Apoly-LR-REF ecotype Palm Island chromosome 2, KAUST_Apoly_ChrSc, whole genome shotgun sequence genome contains a region encoding:
- the psmd14 gene encoding 26S proteasome non-ATPase regulatory subunit 14, giving the protein MDRLLRLGGGMPGLGQGPPTDAPAVDTAEQVYISSLALLKMLKHGRAGVPMEVMGLMLGEFVDDYTVRVIDVFAMPQSGTGVSVEAVDPVFQAKMLDMLKQTGRPEMVVGWYHSHPGFGCWLSGVDINTQQSFEALSERAVAVVVDPIQSVKGKVVIDAFRLINANMMVLGHEPRQTTSNLGHLNKPSIQALIHGLNRHYYSITINYRKNELEQKMLLNLHKKSWMEGLTLQDYSEHCKLNETIVKEMLELAKNYNKAVEEEDKMTPEQLAIKNVGKQDPKRHLEEHVDVLMTSNIVQCLAAMLDTVVFQ; this is encoded by the exons ATGGACCGGCTGCTGAGGCTCGGAGGTGGAATGCCAGGGCTTGGCCAG GGCCCTCCAACAGATGCACCTGCTGTGGACACAGCAGAGCAGGTGTACATCTCCTCTCTGGCTCTGCTCAAG ATGTTGAAGCATGGACGCGCTGGTGTGCCCATGGAGGTCATGGGATTGATGCTGGGAGAATTTGTTGATGACTATACAGTGCGAGTGATCGATGTGTTTGCCATGCCACAGTCAGGAACA GGAGTGAGTGTTGAAGCAGTGGACCCTGTATTCCAGGCCAAGATGTTGGACATGCTGAAGCAGACTGGCAG accagagatgGTTGTGGGATGGTACCACAGTCACCCTGGTTTTGGCTGTTGGTTGTCTGGAGTGGACATCAACACCCAGCAGAGCTTTGAGGCGCTGTCAGAGCGAGCCGTGGCTGTCGTGGTTGATCCCATTCAGAGCGTCAAAGGAAAG GTTGTTATTGACGCCTTCAGATTGATCAATGCCAACATGATGGTGTTGGGTCATGAACCAAGGCAAACCACATCCAACCTTGGTCATCTGAACAAGCCCTCAATCCAG GCTCTGATTCATGGACTTAACAGGCACTACTACTCCATCACCATCAATTACAGGAAAAATGAGCTGGAGCAGAAG ATGCTGCTGAACTTGCATAAGAAGAGCTGGATGGAGGGTCTGACCCTGCAGGACTACAGCGAGCACTGCAAGCTCAATGAGACCATTGTGAAAGAAATGCTGGAGCTGGCTAAGAACTACAATAAG GCTGTTGAGGAAGAGGACAAAATGACCCCCGAGCAGCTGGCGATCAAGAATGTTGGAAAACAG GATCCCAAGAGACACTTGGAGGAGCACGTAGATGTTTTAATGACGTCCAACATTGTTCAGTGCCTAGCTGCCATGTTGGATACTGTAGTTTTCCAGTGA